Genomic window (Candidatus Afararchaeum irisae):
TGAGCGGGAGTAGAGACGACGTCTCGGAATCGGATGAGACCTACGTCATAGTCGACGAGGAGCCCGGGAGTGAGAGACGTAAGAAGCCCGAGCCAGTCAGAGCCGAGGAGGCGTCGGTCTCGCCCCTCGACAGAGGATTCCTGTACGGTGACGCAGTCTTCGAGACGTTACGGTGTTACGGATCGAGTCCCGCGTTTCTCAGCAGACACATCCACCGTCTTAACTCGGCTCTCGACGAAGTCGGAATCCCCGCGTCATTCACTGAAGATGACCTCGAATCACGTATACGGCGGCTTCTCGGTAGGATACACGACGACGCAGGCTACGAGACTGACACATACGTCCGCGTCTCTGTCACTAGGGGCGAGAGACGCGGGCTCCTATCCCCCACCGAGACGTCTCCGACACTCGTCGCCGTAGCCAAGGCGTTAGACGGCTCTAGGAGGTATCCGCCCGCAGACATCGAGGTAGTCGAAGAGACGAGACCTGTGAGTAGCTTGGGAAGTCTCAAGACACATAACTACCTGCCGAATATACTCGCGAAGTCGGAGACTGAGACTGACGAGGCTCTGATGCTCGACGGTTCGGGATGTGTAGCCTCGGGCGCGGTCTCGAACGTCTTCTTCTTCGACTCCGACGGCGTCCTCGTGACCCCCGGGACACGTATACGTAAAGGTGTCACGCGTGAGGTCGTCTTGGAGACAGCCGGGAGTCTCGGGATCGAGGTCAGAGAGAAGAATCCGAGACGTGACGCAGTCGACGAATATGTCTCGGGCTTCCTCACTAACTCGACCTGGGGCGTGCGGCGTATATCGAGCATCGACGGGGAGTCGCTCGAAGTCATCGGGGCTCTGGAGGATCTCAGGGACGAGTACATCGAGCGGGCGACTTCGTGCGGTTCTGTTTTTGATTGAGATGAATAACTGAAATATGTCAGGGCACTGACCGTTTCGCCCTAAAAGATTTAACCCTCCTACTCTAGATTACCTCAGGTGGATCTATAAGTGTCTCAAAATGATGAGGGTGCTGTAGGTACTTACGTCGAAGCTCAGGCGATAGAAGAAGCCGTAGAGCCCGAGGAGGAGACTCCCCCTGACCCGAAGGTCATAGACGAGGTCTTGGAGTACTTCGACTCAGCGGCTGACGACGAACTCGCGTTCGGAGTCCCTTCGGAGAAGTTCGTGAGAGAGAGTCTCTTCAACTTCAGCTACCTCGACGAGTACGACGAGAGACAGCTGAGGTACTGGGTCAACAAGCCCTATGCTTACATAGAGATACTCTACGACGACGAGGAGGAGGAAAACGTCTACCAAGCCGTCGAGCCCGCACTCGATGACTTCGAGAAGTACGTCAGCGAGGATCTCATAAGGATGCTTCGCGACGTACTCATGTACGTCGAACTTGGAGACGAGAAAAACAGGCACGACAGGTTCAAGGAGATCTCGGAGGAGATAATAAGAGAGTACAGCGGCGACCTCTCCGAGGGTTCCCTCTACAAGATCTACTACTATCTCAGACGCCATTTCGTCGACTACGGCAAGATAGATCCTCTGATGCGTGACAGACAGATAGAGGACATATCATGTGACGGCGTCGGTATACCCATCTACATCTACCACAGGGAGTACAGGGATCTCAAGACGAACGTCGTCTTCGACACCGACACGAGTCTCAACGAGTTCGTGACTAGAATGGCACAGAGGACGGGGAAACATATCTCGGTCTCGAACCCACTCGTCGACACGAGCCTTCCCGACGGATCACGTGTCCAGCTGACCCTTGGAACCGACATAAGCACACGTGGCTCCAACTTCACTGTCCGCCATTTCGCCGAGGTTCCGATCACCCCCGTCGACCTCATACACTGGAACACCTTCTCGGTAGAGGAGATGGCGTACTTCTGGCTCGCGATAGAGAACAACAAGTCGCTGATATTTGCGGGAGGAACCGCGAGCGGAAAGACGACGAGCATGAACGCCGTCTCTTTCTTCATACCTCCGAGATCGAAGGTCGTGACTATAGAGGACACACGTGAGATAACCCTCCCCCACGAGAACTGGGTCGCGAGCATGACGCGTGAGACGTTCACGGGAGAGGAACGCGGTAACGTCGACATGTACGACCTTCTCCAGACCGCCCTGAGACAGAGACCCGAGTACCTACTCGTGGGTGAGATAAGAGCACAGCATGACGTCGCTCTCACCTTCTTCCAGGCTATGTCTACGGGACATACCTCCTACACTACTTTCCACGCCGACTCGATAGACACCGTCATACACCGTCTCGAAGGTGAGCCCCTCAACGTCCCGAGACAGATGGTCGAGGCTCTCGACATAGTCTCGATACAGAAACAGATATACACAGAGGGAAGACGTGTCCGTAGGACGAGTGAGGTAGTCGAGGTTCTCGAAGTCGGAGGCGGAAGTATGAGTACCCAGACACTGTTCGAGTGGGATCCCTCGACCGACACACAACGGAAGATCTCGGAGTCGTCGGTTCTTGAGGAGATACGTGAGTCACACGGCTGGTCTGGGGAAGACCTCAGAAACGAGCTTCGTAACAGGGAGAAGGTTCTGGAGTACATGCTCGAAAACGGCATAAGGGACTACAGAAGGGTAGCGAGGATAATCTCGAAGTACTGGAAGAACTCCGGGAGAGTCATGTCTAAGATAGAGAACGGAGAGCTATAGAATGACCCTGATAGACGACATAGTAAGTCTGTCCGACTCTGTCGGAGACGCGGCTTCGGATCTGAAGAGTGAACTGAGAAGCCTGCGTCTCAGTCTGAAGGAGTCGGTTCCGTTCTACGACAGACCTACGGGGTCATACGTAACAGCTTCAAGAACAGTGAACGCGACTACGATAGCCTCAGGAGGTCGCTCAACCAGGCGAGGATGGGTGTTCCCTAC
Coding sequences:
- a CDS encoding type II/IV secretion system ATPase subunit, which translates into the protein MSQNDEGAVGTYVEAQAIEEAVEPEEETPPDPKVIDEVLEYFDSAADDELAFGVPSEKFVRESLFNFSYLDEYDERQLRYWVNKPYAYIEILYDDEEEENVYQAVEPALDDFEKYVSEDLIRMLRDVLMYVELGDEKNRHDRFKEISEEIIREYSGDLSEGSLYKIYYYLRRHFVDYGKIDPLMRDRQIEDISCDGVGIPIYIYHREYRDLKTNVVFDTDTSLNEFVTRMAQRTGKHISVSNPLVDTSLPDGSRVQLTLGTDISTRGSNFTVRHFAEVPITPVDLIHWNTFSVEEMAYFWLAIENNKSLIFAGGTASGKTTSMNAVSFFIPPRSKVVTIEDTREITLPHENWVASMTRETFTGEERGNVDMYDLLQTALRQRPEYLLVGEIRAQHDVALTFFQAMSTGHTSYTTFHADSIDTVIHRLEGEPLNVPRQMVEALDIVSIQKQIYTEGRRVRRTSEVVEVLEVGGGSMSTQTLFEWDPSTDTQRKISESSVLEEIRESHGWSGEDLRNELRNREKVLEYMLENGIRDYRRVARIISKYWKNSGRVMSKIENGEL
- a CDS encoding aminotransferase class IV yields the protein MSGSRDDVSESDETYVIVDEEPGSERRKKPEPVRAEEASVSPLDRGFLYGDAVFETLRCYGSSPAFLSRHIHRLNSALDEVGIPASFTEDDLESRIRRLLGRIHDDAGYETDTYVRVSVTRGERRGLLSPTETSPTLVAVAKALDGSRRYPPADIEVVEETRPVSSLGSLKTHNYLPNILAKSETETDEALMLDGSGCVASGAVSNVFFFDSDGVLVTPGTRIRKGVTREVVLETAGSLGIEVREKNPRRDAVDEYVSGFLTNSTWGVRRISSIDGESLEVIGALEDLRDEYIERATSCGSVFD